Within the Deinobacterium chartae genome, the region ATATCCCCGGGCAATGGCGATGGCCTTGACCGCCTGGTTCACGGCGGCCGGGCCGATCGCCTGCACTTCTACTTCGCCCTGAGTTCGCAGCAATGCGGCGATGGCACCGGCCACGGCGTTGGGACGAGACTTGCCGGATACACGCAGGGTTTCCACGTAAAACCTCCGAGACGAAAAGGCAGTGTTAGCAAGGCGAAGCGATGTGCGGGGAATCTTCAGCATTCAGTGTAACTTCATGGACTGTTCAGGTCAATGTTCAGTCTTCCTTGAGGCACGCCAACAAGGATAAAGAACCGGCTTTTGCCCCCCATCTAGCTAACATTCGTAAGGCCAACGGGCCTACGCTCTAGGCAGGTGCATTGCATCGCCGAAACCGCCCTGTATAATTAAGCAATCGTGTCTGTCGTACACCAAGGCGCCCCCGGGCGCCTTGCTCGGTACATTCGCCATGCTCATCCCATCCGCAGGAGCGATCATGAATAAACGCAGCGTACCCGTGCAAGTGCAAGAAAGCCTTTACCGGCGCTGGGAACGGAACCGCCTCGAGCGCGACTTCCCTGGCAGCTTTGACGAAATGGAACGGGACGCCTGCGGCATTATTGCCAAGGTCCGCAAGACCGGAGAAGCCACGCACGGCAACGTCGTGCGCGCCCTCGAGGAACTGACCCGCATGGCCCACCGCTCGGGCGAGGTGCGCGGCGAGGGCGACGGCTGCGGCATCATGACCGACATTCCTCGCAAGATCTGGGCCGGCTACCTCGAAGAAGACCGTCAGGACCCGGAACTTGCGCACTCGCCGGACTTCTTTGTCGGGCATTTCTTTGTGCCGCAGGGCTTCAAGCCGCGCGAACTGCTCGACGCGGTGCGGGTGGCGGCCGCGCGCTACGGCTACCGGATCCTGCTCGAACGCCAGGGCCAGACCTACTCGCGCGCCCTGGGACCGGTCGCGCGCCTGACCGAGCCGCAGTTCATCCAGGTTGCGGGCCTGATCGAGGGCCAGACGCAGCACGAGCGCAACGCCCGGCTGTTCAACCTGGGCCTCGAGCTCGAGGCCTCGCAACCGGTGCACGTGGTCAGCCTGGGAACCGCCAGCGTGGTGTACAAGGTCCGGGGCAGCGCCGAGGTGCTGCCCCGCTACTATCCGGAGCTGAACCGCCCCGACTACCTGTCGGTGTGCACCATCGGTCACAACCGCTACTCCACCAACACGCTCTCTACCTTCGAGCAGGTGCAGCCTTTCTCGCTGCTCGCCCATAACGGCGAGATCAACACCATCGAGCGCCTGCGCCGCGAGAGCGTGCAGCTCGGCATCCCGCTGACCGGAGGATCGGATTCGCAAGACCTCAACCGCCTGCTGATGGGCTACATTGCCGACCGCGGCCTGAGCCTGCTCGAGGCGGTCGAATCGGTGTTTCCCCCGGTGGTCAGCGAGCTGCGCGCCTTCTCCAGCCACCTGCAAGACGCCTACATGGGCCTGCGCTCGGCGGGCGGCCCGCTGGCACAAGGTCCGGCGGCCATCATCGCGCGGCACGGCAACGAGTGCGTCTTCTCGGTGGACGCCCTGGGCCTGCGCCCGCTGTGGTTCGGCGAAACCGAAAAAGAGTACTTCCTGTCCTCCGAGCGCGGCGTGATTCCGCTGGGCAGCATGCTGGTAGACCCCGCCCCGCTCGCTCCCGGCGAAAAAATGGTGGTGTGCCTCTCGGGCGGCAACGTCAAGCTGCACTACAACCAGAACGTCCAGCAGCTCACCCTCGAGCGCGTACACAACAAGAACGCCGGGCTGGGCGAAAGCGTGCGACGGATCGACGGACCGCACTGGGAGCCGCTCGAGACCGAAATCCCCGCCTTTACCCCCGAGGCGCGCGCCGCCTTCGGCTGGGACAAGTGGGACGAGGCCTACGTCTCGGCCGTGGCCGAAAAG harbors:
- a CDS encoding stage V sporulation protein S, producing METLRVSGKSRPNAVAGAIAALLRTQGEVEVQAIGPAAVNQAVKAIAIARGYIIPDRLDLTTQPAFVKLELDAEERTAVRFTISSLRLPEGAALPDHGVVPE